AAGAGGAAGAAGAAACGGAAACCGAAAATTATAACGAATCTGACATAGGAGAGCTGGATAAAGATCCGAATGCATATGACAAAGACGATAGCGAAATGTTATAAAGCGTCAATTTCATTATTTAAATAAAGATGAACCACAATACTTACAAAAGTAAATGGATCTGACGCCGTAGAAATGGTTTAAATATGATTAAAGGCAAAGAAAATTAACCGTTTACCACTTCCCCACCATTTACATGGATTACCTGCCCTGTTATAAATGATGCATCATCTGAAGCCAGGAACACATAAGATGGCCCAAGTTCTGAGGGCTGGCCTGCCCTTTCCATGGCCGTTTCAGACCCAAATGATTTAATCTTTTTTTCATCAAAAGTAGATACAATGAGTGGTGTCCACACGGGTCCGGGTGCCACGGCATTAACCCGGATACCTGTTTTGGCTAAATTTGTAGCGAGCGAACGCGTAAAAGAAGTTATTGCTCCTTTTGTTGAAGAGTAATCGATTAGATTTGGCGAAGAACGATAAGCCGTTACCGAGGTGGTATTGATAATGGTATCGCCTGCATGAAAATACTCCAATACCTCATGTGCAAAGTAAAAATAGCCAAATATATTTGTACGGAAGGTATCTTCCAGCTGTTTATCGTCGATCTTTTTTGGATCTTTCTGCGGCACCTGCATGCCGGCATTATTTACCAAAATATTGATCTTTCCAAACTTTTTAACCGTTGTTTCTACTGCTTTTCTGCAAAATGAAGACTTTTTAACATCCCCTTTAATCAATAAACATTGTTTCCCTTCAGTTTCAACCATTTTCTGGGTTTCTTTTGCATCAATATCCTCATCCAGATAAACAATAGCTACATTGGCACCCTCCCTTGCAAAATGAACCGCTACCGAACGACCAATACCACTATCTCCACCGGTAATCAGTGCAACCTTATCATTTAGTTTCGCCGCTCCTTTATAGTCTGCTTTAATTACTTCAGGTCTTGGATTCATCTTCACCTCTATCCCTGGTTGTTTGTTTTGCTTGGCAGGTGTTTTTTGAGTTTTCATCGTTTCTTTTATCAAATTAAGTTTCACAACACTGCCAATTAAACAAGAATACCATCTTCAAAGTTTTAAGAACCTCAACCTTATCTATTAAAACACAAACCAATTTGGCTTAATATTTTGCTCATATCCGATCATTTTAAAAGCCTGCACCTCCCTAAATTAGCCTTTTAATCACTAACCAAAAGAAACCACACAATGAAAAAAACAATTTTATCAGCTTTATTGATGTTAAGCCTAATTTTACCTGGCTATGCTCAAAAACGCTTGGGTAATGAAACTGCCGCCCAAAAAACCAAAAGAATGGAATGGTGGACGGATGCCCGCTTTGGCATGTTTATCCACTGGGGCCTGTATGCATTGCCAGCCCGCCACGAGTGGGTAAGAAATTACGAACACATTACCAACGAAAACTATCAAAAATACTTTGATCAGTTTAATCCGGATTTATTTAACCCTAAAAAATGGGCCAGAGAAGCTAAAGAAGCAGGCATGAAATATGCAGTGTTAACGACCAAACACCATGAAGGTTTTACTTTATTTGACAGCAAATACACTGACTATAAAGCAACAAATACACAGGCCAAAAGAGATTTGGTTAAAGAATTCGTTGAGGCTTTCCGTGCCGAGGGTATAAAAGTAGGCTTCTACTATTCGCTGATTGATTGGCACCACCCCGATTTTCCTGTTGATAGGTACCATCCTTTAAGACCTGATAAAGACGATGAGGATCAGTATGCGGCATTGAACAAAAACAGAGATATAGCCAAATACCGTAAGTACTTATACGATCAGGTAACCGAACTACTTACCAAATACGGCAAAATCGACATTCTTTGGGCCGATTTTTCATATCCTGGCAAACATGGTAAAGGCCGTGATGATTGGGGTTCGGTAGAATTGCTTAAACAGATTAGAAAACTGCAGCCACAAATTATTGTAGATAACCGCCTAGATCTTAATGATTATGAAGATGGTACAGATTTCGAAACACCAGAACAGGTTAGTCCGAAAGAATTAGAAAAATACCGCGGTAAAGTTTGGGAAACCTGCCAAACATTTTCAGGCTCATGGGGATATCACCGTGATGAAAATACCTGGAAAAGCAACAGGAAGTTATTAGATCTGTTGATTACTTCGGTAGCCAATGGAGGCAATTTATTATTAAATGTTGGGCCTACAGCGCGTGGTGAGTTTGATAACAGGGCAAACATTGCTTTAGATAGCCTAGGCCTTTGGATGCACGCCAATTCAAAATCTATTTACCACTGCACTTTCGCGCCAACCGAATTTAAAGCGCCTGAAGGAGTAAAACTCACTTACAATAACGATACTAAAAAACTATATATGCATTTGTTCGAATATCCAAATACGGGCTACATTACGCTGGATGGGTATAAAGATAAGGCGAAATATGCGCAGTTTTTACACGATAACTCCGAAATACAGATTGATACCCAAAAATCAACTGGAAACACACTGGTATTAAAATTACCAAAGAAAAAACCCGACTTCGAAATCCCGGTAATCGAACTGACCTTAAATTAATCTACCCATATTAAATTGGCCTGCAAGTTAAACCTTGCGGGCTTTTTTATTTTAAGTGGAAGTTAAATCCTCCATTATTTAACCACTAAGGCACAAAAAACATAAAGGTTGTTTTTTTAAAATAATCAATCTTATATTCCAGACTTCTGGCTACCTCCCTATTCACTATGCTGATAAAAGTTCTCCTTGATTTAAGTTCGCATAAGCTTTAGCCTGCACCACATTCCCTATAATAATAATAGCCGGATATGTTAATTCCGCTTGTTCTGCAGATTCCTGTAAACTTTTCACCGAACATACCACTTGTTTTTGGTTGGGTAAGGTAGCATGTTGAATAATTGCCGCAGGCATATCACCTAAACCCGCATCGCAATAAGCTTTAGAGATTTCGCCAACTTTTTTCATACCCATATATATAACAACTGTAGCCGAACTTTTCATGGCGCATTTTAGATCGTTAGTTAAACTTCCGTCCTTCTTGGTCCCGGTAAGTATCCAAACACTCTCACTAATTCCACGGTGCGTTAAAGGCACATCTATAAAACCTGCACCCTGCACACTGCTGATACCTGGAATGTAATGGCATTTAATCCCTCTAGCCTCCGCATAAATCAATTCTTCGAATCCTCTACCAAAAATAAAAGGATCTCCTCCCTTTAAACGTACAACAACCTGATAATTTTGGGCATTTTCGACAATTAATTCATTTATTTTCTCTTGTGGCGTGTATTTTCCGTAGGGTTGCTTACCAACATAGATCATTTTACATGTTTTAGGAGCAATTTCTAGTAATTTTTCATTACTTAAGTTATCATAAAGAACAACATCAGCTCTTTTTAACACATTAAAAGCCTTCATAGTGATCAATTCCGGATCTCCAGGACCTCCACCCATTATAAAAAGTCCAAAATCAGCAGTTTTTTGATTCATAATTTTAATGATTTAACTATTTAAGTATAAAAGTGATGAAAATTTATTAAAAAATTAAATATTTTATGATAAAAATCACACAAAATAAACTTTTAATATAATTAAACCATATATTTGACTATCAAAAATCATATAATTATTAAATTATTAATTTTTAAAACGATTATTTAATATAAAAACACACCAAAACAAATAATCAAAAATAAAAAACAACCAAAAGAAACTAAAATCACTAAACACCTTTAAGATTTATGAAAGAACCACAAATAATCGTAATAGGAAATGGAATGGTGGGATATAAATTCTGCGAAAAGCTTAGATCAAAAACTTCTTCTTTTAATCTTATTGTTTTTGGAGAAGAACCCGAAGAGCTTACGATCGTGTGCATTTAAGTGAATATTTTAATGGCAAAACAGCCGAAGACCTCTCTCTTTCTACAGAAAACTGGTATCAGGAACAAAATATTACCCTATTTCTCAATAACCCGGTTACCAAAATAGATCGCGAACAGCAAAAAGTATATACAGCTAATGGTTTAGATTATAGCTACGATATTCTTGTTTTTGCTACGGGTTCTGGTGCTTTTGTGCCCAATATCCCTGGAACTGAGAAAGAAGGTGTTTTTGTTTACCGTACAATAGAAGATCTTGACCTGATTAGTAGCTATGCAAAAAAGGCCCGAACAGCTTCAGTTATTGGAGGTGGTTTATTAGGGCTCGAAGCGGCTAAGGCATTAATTGATCTGGGCATCGAAAAAACGAGTATCATTGAATTTGCACCTCGCTTAATGCCTAGGCAAATTGATGCCGCTGGTAGTGATATGCTTAAATCGAAGCTCACAGATTTAGGCTTGCAGATCCACTTAAATAAAAACACGACAAGCATTGAAGGCGATGGCTCTATTACGGCATTAAAGTTTAGTGACGATACTGTTTTAGATGTTGATATGCTGGTCATCTCTGCTGGTATAAAACCACGTGATGAACTGGCAAAGGCCTGTGGCATTGAGGTTGGTCCACGCGGTGGTATTGTTGTTGATCAAAAAATGCAGACCAATGATCCAGCTGTTTTTGCCATCGGCGAATGCGCTTTATACGATGGAATGATTTATGGTTTAATTGCACCAGGTTACGAAATGGCCGAAGTATTAGCCGCAAACCTTTGCGAAGGTGATAAAGCTTTCACAGGATTTGATATGAGCACCAAACTCAAACTAATTGGCATCGATGTGGCCAGTTTTGGTGATAATTTTATTACCGAACCCGATTGCCGTACAATTATCTTCGAAAACAAACACAAAGGGGTTTATAAAAGAATAAATGTTAGTAATGACGGGCAATACCTTTTAGGAGGTATATTAATTGGAGATGCAACAGCATATAACCTGCTGTTGCAGACCTCTAATAACCGGATTGTATTGCCAGAAAACCCTGAGGAACTGATACTGGGCGCACGTGGTGGAAGCGAACCAGCAAGCGGGGCTGGAATTACAGGTTTACCAGACAGTGCACTGATCTGTAGCTGTGAAGGCGTTAGCAAGGGCGATATCTGCTCGGCAGTCGCCGATGGCTCTTGCGAAAACATCGATGACCTGAAAAAATGTACCAAAGCAGGCACAGGTTGTGGTGGCTGCTTGCCAATGGTAAAAGATTTAATGACCTATACCTTAAAATCGCAAGGCAAATATATCAAAAATGTAATTTGCGAGCATTTCAACTACAGCAGGCAGGAACTTTTCGACCTTATTCATATCCACGAATTAAAAAGTTATGATGAAGTACTGGATGCGCTAGGTAAAAACGATGGCTGTGAGGTATGTAAACCATTAGTATCATCACTCCTAGCCAGCCTTTGGAATGAAATGATCCTTAAAAAAGGAAATGATGTAGCCCAAGATAGTAACGACCGTTTTCTGGCCAACATTCAAAAAGGTGGCTCATATTCTGTAGTACCGAGGGTTCCGGGCGGCGAAATTACACCCGACAAATTGATTGTAATTGGCGAAGTAGCTAAAAAATACAACCTGTACACTAAAATCACGGGAGGTCAGCGTATAGATATGTTCGGTGCACACCTTAACGACCTTCCTATCATCTGGGAAGAATTAATTGCGGCAGGTTTTGAAAGCGGACATGCTTACGGCAAGGGCTTAAGAACCGTTAAAAGCTGCGTTGGTAGCACCTGGTGCAGATTCGGCTTACATGACAGCGTAAGTTTCGCTATCCAAATTGAAGAAAGATACAGAGGCATCCGTGCACCACATAAATTCAAATCGGCAGTAAGCGGCTGTATAAGAGAATGTGCAGAAGCCCAAAGTAAAGATTTTGGCATTATTGCCACCGAAAAAGGCTGGAATTTATATGTATGCGGAAATGGTGGAAGCAAACCGCAACACGCCCTTTTACTGGCAACAGACTTAGATAGTGAAACCTGCATTAAATACATCGATAGATTTTTGATGTTTTACATCCGCACTGCCGATCCGCTTACCAGAACTGCAACCTGGCTCAACAAAATGGAAGGCGGAATAGATTACCTGCGGAATGTAATTATCAACGATAGTTTAGGAATGGCAACCCAATGGGAAAATGAAATTGAGAAGTTAATCGCCTCATATAAATGCGAATGGAAAGAAGCAGTTGAAAACCCTGCGATCAGAAAACGCTTCTCTCATTTTGTAAATGCACCTGAAGACAAAGATCCAACTATAGAATTTGTTGAAATGCGTGGACAAAAAAGAACCGCCGAATGGAAAACAGTTTAATCAATAATCTTTACAAAGCTTATAAAACCTCAAATTATGAATGAACAATCAAATTGGCTAGCAGCCTGCCGAGTCGAGGATGCCATTGAGAATGGTGGCGTATGCGTAAAACATGGTGAAGATCAGATTGCACTTTTCTATTTCACCAGAAGAAATGAGTGGTATGCCACTCAAAATGAATGCCCGCATAAAAAGCAGATGGCATTAAGCCGCGGAATGATTGGCTCTACTACCGATGAACCTAAGGTAGCCTGCCCTTTCCACAAAAAAACATTCTCATTGAGCACTGGCGAATGTTTAAGTGGCGATGAGTGCGCAATAAAAACCTATCCTGTAAAGATAGAAAACGGAACTGTTTACATTGGTACAACACCAAAATCTTAACCTGACCTAGTAAGATTTAAACTTTTCTGATTAAAAAATTTAACCCAAACCAAACCGACATGAAAATTTCTAATTCTGTAGCCATAACAGGCTGCCTTGCACTTACCTTGTTCTTTTTTTCTGCTAAATCGCAAACTAAAGCCGTTTTATTCGATGGTACTATCGTTGCCGGATATGTTGATCATGGTGCTTTTATAAACTGTACAGGGCCCAGTATCAAATTCAGCAAAAAACCTTACACCGTTTTATTGGGATTGTTACCCAGTTTAAGAATCAAGGAAGATAAAGTGGCTGCCGGAGCGCCAAAAAATGCAGCCCTCACTCCTAACCTTGGTTTTGGCTTAACAACGGCATTTCGCCATGTGGCCTTACAGGTACCGCTATACTACAACCCTAAAACCGCAGTCAAAAATGGCGAATGGAACGTCGGCGTAGGTTTAGGCTATAAATTTTAAAAGAAACCATTTATTTATTTACGCTTAAACAGACCGTTATGACACTAAACTCTATTACCAAACCGCTAGATAAATTAAATATATTTTCGCTCAAAGGTGTTCAAATGAAAACCTTTCACATCACCTGGCTAACTTTCTTCTTTTGCTTTTTTGCCTGGTTTGGCATGGCACCTTTAATGAAGATAGCCAGAGAGCAACTTCACCTCACTAAAGATCAGGTAGGAAATATCCAAATTGCTTCAGTATCAGCTACTATTATTGCCCGTTTGCTTATCGGAAGATTGATTGATAAATTTGGCCCCAAACTCATTTACACCTGGCTTTTGGTGCTTTGCGCCATTCCGGTCCTCTTAATCGGAACCAGCCATTCTTATACTTCATTTTTGCTTTTCCGCTTAGCTATTGGCATAATCGGCGCATCATTTGTAATTACCCAATTTCACACTTCCATTATGTTTGCCTCAAACATTAAAGGAACAGCAAATGCAACAGCAGGTGGTTTTGGCAATGCAGGTGGTGGTGCCGCCAATCTATTCATGCCTTTAATCGCATCGGGCTTTACTGCTTTAGGCTTTTGTAGTACCGAAGACAGCTGGCGTTATGCTATGATTTTCCCTGGTGTAATGCTTTTAGTATGTGCATTTTTATACCATCGTTATACTTTAGATACCCCACAGGGAGATTTTAAGGATTTAAAAGACGAAAACATAAAAAGCACCAAAAACACATTTTTAATCGCCGCAAAGGATTACCGCACCTGGATTTTAACCATTGCTTACGCGGCCTGTTTTGGTGTAGAAATTACCGTAGATAACTTTGCACCAATATTTTTTACTGATTCATTCGGTGCAACAATCGCCATAGCCGGAATGGTTGCAGGTATTTTTGGCTGGATCAATGTTTTTGCCAGACCATTAGGTGGCATTGTTGCCGATAAAATTGGCAAAACATGGGGATTTGATGGCAAAACACTTTTGCTTGCCTTACTGCTATTGATAGAGGGAATCGGCTTAATCTGGTTCGCAAAATCGGGCAATATCGGGATGGCCATTTTTATGATGTTTGTATTCGGTTTAAGTTTAAAAATGGCCAATGGAGCAACATACAGCTTAGTTCCTTTCATCAATCCGCTTGCAGTTGGCAGTGTAGCAGGCATTGTAGGTGCGGGCGGAAATATTGGCGCTATGCTTATTGCCTTTATGTTTAAAGCTAAAGCTGGTCACTTTACTAAAAATATAATCGAAAACGGACATAATGTTCAAAAAGACCTGATCGATTACACCAGCGCATTTACTTTTCTCGGTTTTATCATTCTAGGAATTGGCATTGCAGTATTCATTTTCAGAACCATTATGGCACAAAAAGCAGCTGAAATAGAAGACCTGGTGCTTACCCCCAGCAAATAAACAACGTCAACAAAACCTACCTTACGAACCGATCATTTGAAAGAAGAAAAAAACATATCGCAAAATAAAACAACTACCTGCTGCTATTGCGGTGTAGGCTGTGGCATTGTGGTACACAAAGATATCCATGAGCGGATAACGGTTGAAGGAGACAAAAACCACCCTGTAAACAAAGGCATGTTGTGCAGTAAAGGCATGAATCTTCATTACACAGCGAATGACAAAAGCGACAGGCTGCTTTATCCCGAAATGCGCTATAACAAAAATATGCCCCTCCAAAGAGTAAGTTGGGATACCGCACTAGAAAGAACAGCAGCTGTTTTCAAAGCGCTTATTAAAAAATATGGCCCTGATAGCGTGGCTTTTTATGCCAGCGGACAGTGTTTAACAGAAGAATATTACGTAGTAAATAAATTAATTAAAGGATTTATCGGTAGCAATAATATCGATACCAACAGCCGCTTATGTATGAGCAGTGCGGTTGTTGGTTATAAAATGAGCTTAGGTGAAGATACCGTGCCTATTAGTTACGATGATATTGAAATTGCCGATTGTATTTTTGTTGCAGGCGCAAACCCGGCATGGTGCCATCCTATCCTGTGGCGCCGGGTTGAAGCCGCAAAGCAAAAAAATCCTGACCTAAAGATCATTGTAAGCGACCCGCGAAAAACACAAACCTGCTCGCTCGCCAATGTCCATCTGCAGCTCAATCCAGGCACCGATATTACCCTTCACCACGCCATTGGCAGATGTTTAATTGAAGATGGAAAAATCGATGCTGATTTTATCATCAACAGCACCAATGGTTATGAAAAATACCGTTCTACTGTTTTCTCAACCTCTTTAGCAGAAGCGGCAGCAACTTGCGGTGTAACAGAATATGATATTCGTTTAGCGGCATCTTACATTGGGAATGCAAAAGGTTTTATCAGCATGTGGACTATGGGGCTTAACCAAAGTGTAGTAGGCACCAATAAAAACCTTTCGTTAATCAACTTAAACCTCATTACCGGCCATATCGGTAAACCTGGAAGCGGACCATTTTCACTTACCGGACAGCCAAATGCCATGGGCGGACGAGAAGTTGGCGGCTTAAGCAATTTATTGCCTGCACACCGTGTTTTAGCTAACGAAAATCACCGGAATGAGGTTGAAAAATTTTGGCAGATCCCATTGGGAACCATTCAATCTAAACCGGGCTTAACCGCAACAGAAATGTTCGATGAGCTGAATACCGGAAAACTCAAAGCAGTATGGATTTTATGCACCAATCCTTTAATCAGTCTTCCTGATGTTCGTACAGCCGAAGAAGGATTAAAAAAAGCAAAATTTGTGGTTGTTCAGGATATTAGCAATACCGTAGAAACCTTAAAATATGCTGATGTGGTATTACCTGCAGCCGCCTGGGTAGAAAAAGAAGGTACCATGACCAATGCCGGCCGTTATATTTCTTACCTCAGCAAAGTAACAGATGCGCCTGGAGAAGCCTTAGCAGATTCAGAAATTATCTGCCGGTTTGCAAAAAAAATGGGTTATCACGGCTTCGATTTTAAAAGTGCAGGCGAAATATACAATGAGCATGCAGCCCTAACCGAAGGAACTAACATTGATATCAGTGGACTTAATTATGAGATTTTAAGAGAAAAAAGAGCCGTTCAATGGCCATATCCAAAAGCGGAAAAAGCGCTTGGAACAGCTAGATTATTTACCGATCATCAATTTTACACGCCAGATAAAAAAGCGAATATTTTATCATTTGATGATCGGAACCAATCGGAAGCTTTAACACCAGAACATCCGCTGATTTTAACCACAGGAAGAATCAGGGATCAATGGCATACCCGAAGCAAAACAGGCAAGGTAAATAAACTGAACCAACACATTAGCGAATCTTTTTTAGAAATCAACCCGGTTGATGCGGAAGCTCGGAGCATTAAGAATAATGATATCGTCGAAATTTCAAGTTTACGTGGAAATGTTCGTGTAAAAGCAAAATTTTCGGAAGATATTAAACCCGGAGTGGTTTTTATGCCCATGCACTGGGGCAAAATCTTAAATAGTGATCTAAACCGGGTGAATAACCTCACCAATAACCTGGTTGACCCACAAAGCAAAGAACCCGATTTTAAATTTAGCGCCGTAGAAGTAAAATTACATCAAAAAGTCCGGCAAAAGATTATTGTTATTGGTGCGGGGGCTGGTGCATGTGGTTTTGTTAAAAGTTACAGGGCCTTAAACACAGAAGATGATATTGATATCTTTAGTAAAGAGAATTTTCCTTTTTACAACAGGGTACTTCTCCCCGATTATATTATTGGCACTTTACCCTGGCATAGCCTCATTAAAATGAGCGATAGCGAGGAAACCGATTATAGAATTAAACTGCACCGTGGACTAGGTATCGAAAAGATCAACAAAGAGAGTAAAACCGTTATCGATAGTAACGGAGAAAGCCACCATTACGACGTCCTGCTCCTGGCCACCGGAAGCAGGGCTTTTGTGCTTAAAGACATCCCGAAACTAAACGGCATATTTACCATGCGAAGCCGTAATGATGCCGACAGTTTTAAAAAACACGTGGATACCACAAATGGAAAAGTAGTAATTGTTGGTGGCGGTTTATTGGGGATCGAATTGGCTACATCTTTGGCCGAAACAGGATCAAAAGTGACCATTATCCAGCGGATATCGAGATTAATGGGTCGCCAGTTGGATGCATTAGGTAGTCAATTACTCCATGAAGAACTGCTCAGCAAAGGCATTGAGATTTTTTACAATGATGAAGTAGACCGGATTATTGGAGAAAAAAGCATTTCAGGTATCCGTTTAAAAAGTGGTCTATTGATCGATTGCGAATCTTTGGTGATCGCAATAGGCACCGTTCCGAATACAGAACTGATTAAAGAAGCAGGCATAGAATGTAAAAGAGGTGTTGTAGTTGATGAATACCTGAGAACAAGCGAAAGAGACATTTATGCCATTGGTGAAATTGCTGAATTTAAAGGCCATATGTACGGCATCACAGCAGCAGCAGAACAACAGGCTGAAATAGTAGCGCGATTTCTTAGCGGAGACATTGCTAAATTTTACCAAGGTAGCTTGCTCATGAATATCCTTAAAATGCACAGTTTAGAACTCTGCTCTTTGGGTGTGACCGAAATACCGAACAACGACCCCACTTACGAAGAAATTGTTTTCATCGACAAAGCAAAACGTTACTATAAAAAATGTATCGTACATAATGATAAATTGGTTGGAGCAATATTAATCGGTGATAAAAGTGAGTTTTTAGAGTTCCGCAACCTGATCGAAAATAAAATGGAGTTGAGTGAAAAACGGCTTCAATTGTTAAGGAGTGGCAAAACAACCGAACCCATTATTGGCAAAACCGTATGTAGCTGCAACAATGTTGGCGAAGGCAACCTGATCAACAAAATTAAAGATGGCTGTAAAGATCATTTGCAGCTCTGCCAGTTAACTGGTGCCGGAATGGGTTGTGGTAGTTGTAGGCCAGAAGTAAAAGCAATTTTGGATTCGTTTGTAAACGTTTTAAAAACGGAACCTAAGCAGGTTTTAGTAGAGAAATGATAGATTTTCGTGATTCTTCATAAGCGTGTATCATAATACGAATTGTCATCCTGAGCTTGTCGAAGGGCCTTTATTAAATACACTTTGATGTGTTTCGACAAGCTCAACATGACAGAATAAGAAGAGTAAGTTCTCTTTAATGTAAGGTTCAGAGAATAACATTTAAAATTAAACAAAGTGATAAAAGTAAAACTTGGTCCTTCAGAATTTAAAAACCTAAAAGGAATTGAATATTTTAAGTTCGAAGAAGATTTTATTGAAGAAAATGTGCGTTGTATCCCAATGATCGTCCGTTTTAAAATGGATGCAGCCGGAATAAAATTAAAATTGGCAGAATGGAGCAAATTTCATCCAACAGAAAGAATCCAACTGGCTCTACTTCCTGTCTCAACTCAAGAACAAACAGACAAGTATCATCAATTTCTGATTAGCCTGATTACCAAATATACTGGAAACCAGGCTACCACGCTGGCTATTGATCCACTACCAGATTGGGGGAACCTACACCAAATTCCGACAATGCTAAAAGAAAAGGCCACAGAATTACAATTACAACTATCCATAAACCAGTGGTGCAAACTCACTAATATCCAAAGGTTTGCGCTTTTAAAATTATGCCGGCCAGGACACGAAAACAAAAACTTCCCAAAGGCAATAGTAGAATTTGGACTTTTAAATAGCTAAACCATG
The nucleotide sequence above comes from Pedobacter riviphilus. Encoded proteins:
- a CDS encoding nitrate reductase associated protein, with protein sequence MIKVKLGPSEFKNLKGIEYFKFEEDFIEENVRCIPMIVRFKMDAAGIKLKLAEWSKFHPTERIQLALLPVSTQEQTDKYHQFLISLITKYTGNQATTLAIDPLPDWGNLHQIPTMLKEKATELQLQLSINQWCKLTNIQRFALLKLCRPGHENKNFPKAIVEFGLLNS
- a CDS encoding molybdopterin-dependent oxidoreductase, with the translated sequence MKEEKNISQNKTTTCCYCGVGCGIVVHKDIHERITVEGDKNHPVNKGMLCSKGMNLHYTANDKSDRLLYPEMRYNKNMPLQRVSWDTALERTAAVFKALIKKYGPDSVAFYASGQCLTEEYYVVNKLIKGFIGSNNIDTNSRLCMSSAVVGYKMSLGEDTVPISYDDIEIADCIFVAGANPAWCHPILWRRVEAAKQKNPDLKIIVSDPRKTQTCSLANVHLQLNPGTDITLHHAIGRCLIEDGKIDADFIINSTNGYEKYRSTVFSTSLAEAAATCGVTEYDIRLAASYIGNAKGFISMWTMGLNQSVVGTNKNLSLINLNLITGHIGKPGSGPFSLTGQPNAMGGREVGGLSNLLPAHRVLANENHRNEVEKFWQIPLGTIQSKPGLTATEMFDELNTGKLKAVWILCTNPLISLPDVRTAEEGLKKAKFVVVQDISNTVETLKYADVVLPAAAWVEKEGTMTNAGRYISYLSKVTDAPGEALADSEIICRFAKKMGYHGFDFKSAGEIYNEHAALTEGTNIDISGLNYEILREKRAVQWPYPKAEKALGTARLFTDHQFYTPDKKANILSFDDRNQSEALTPEHPLILTTGRIRDQWHTRSKTGKVNKLNQHISESFLEINPVDAEARSIKNNDIVEISSLRGNVRVKAKFSEDIKPGVVFMPMHWGKILNSDLNRVNNLTNNLVDPQSKEPDFKFSAVEVKLHQKVRQKIIVIGAGAGACGFVKSYRALNTEDDIDIFSKENFPFYNRVLLPDYIIGTLPWHSLIKMSDSEETDYRIKLHRGLGIEKINKESKTVIDSNGESHHYDVLLLATGSRAFVLKDIPKLNGIFTMRSRNDADSFKKHVDTTNGKVVIVGGGLLGIELATSLAETGSKVTIIQRISRLMGRQLDALGSQLLHEELLSKGIEIFYNDEVDRIIGEKSISGIRLKSGLLIDCESLVIAIGTVPNTELIKEAGIECKRGVVVDEYLRTSERDIYAIGEIAEFKGHMYGITAAAEQQAEIVARFLSGDIAKFYQGSLLMNILKMHSLELCSLGVTEIPNNDPTYEEIVFIDKAKRYYKKCIVHNDKLVGAILIGDKSEFLEFRNLIENKMELSEKRLQLLRSGKTTEPIIGKTVCSCNNVGEGNLINKIKDGCKDHLQLCQLTGAGMGCGSCRPEVKAILDSFVNVLKTEPKQVLVEK